A DNA window from Canis lupus dingo isolate Sandy chromosome 2, ASM325472v2, whole genome shotgun sequence contains the following coding sequences:
- the RELL2 gene encoding RELT-like protein 2 → MSEPQPDLEPPQHGLYMLFLLVLVFFLMGLVGFMICHVLKKKGYRCRTSRGSEPDDAQLQPPEDDDMNEDTVERIVRCIIQNEANAEALKEMLGDSEGEGTVQLSSVDATSSLQDGAPSHHHTVHLGSAAPCIHCSRNKRPPLVRQGRSKEGKSRPRPGETTVFSVGRFRVTHIEKRYGLHEHRDGSPTDRSWGSGGGQDTGGSQGSGGGQPRAGISAIESVPPERPQPPALASPPVQNGGLRDGSLVPCALEGNPRASPEPLRGAGGKGPSPRLASQEAIGQPSKLDTSDHQVSPPRGAGGV, encoded by the exons ATGTCGGAACCACAGCCTGACCTGGAGCCGCCCCAACATGGGCTATACatgctcttcctgcttgtgctggTCTTCTTCCTCATGGGCCTCGTAGGCTTCATGATCTGCCACGTGCTCAAGAAGAAGGGCTACCGCTGCCGCACGTCGAGGGGCTCGGAGCCTGACGATGCCCAGCTCCAGCCCC CTGAGGACGATGACATGAATGAAGACACAGTAGAGAGGATTGTTCGCTGCATCATCCAAAATGAAG cCAATGCTGAGGCCTTGAAGGAGATGCTGGGGGACAGTGAAGGAGAAGGGACAGTGCAGCTGTCCAG CGTGGATGCTACCTCCAGCCTGCAAGATGGAGCCCCTTCCCATCATCACACAGTGCATCTGGGCTCTGCAGCCCCTTGCATCCACTGCAGCCGCAACAAGAGGCCCCCACTTGTCCGTCAGGGACGCTCCAAGGAAGGAAAGAGCCGCCCTCGGCCTGGAGAGACTACCGTGTTCTCTGTAGGCAG GTTCCGGGTGACACACATTGAGAAGCGCTATGGGCTACATGAGCATCGTGATGGCTCTCCCACGGACAGGAGCTGGGGGTCTGGTGGAGGGCAGGACACAGGGGGTAGTCAGGGGTctgggggagggcagcccagggcagggatATCTGCCATTGAGAGTGTGCCCCCTGAGAGGCCACAGCCCCCAGCCCTCGCCAGTCCCCCAGTGCAGAACGGAGGACTCAGAGATGGCAGCCTAGTCCCTTGTGCACTTGAGGGGAACCCTAGAGCCTCTCCAGAGCCACTgcgaggggcaggagggaagggcccAAGCCCAAGACTGGCCAGTCAAGAGGCAATTGGACAGCCAAGCAAACTGGACACCTCAGATCACCAG GTGTCCCCACCACGGGGAGCAGGGGGTGTGTGA